The proteins below are encoded in one region of Pseudomonas putida S13.1.2:
- the hutI gene encoding imidazolonepropionase yields the protein MRTLWQHCHVATMAEGRYSAIEDAAIVTRAGLIEWIGPRAELAPVDADRTVDLGGAWVTPGLIDCHTHAVFGGNRSGEFEQRLQGVSYAEIAAQGGGIASTVRATRAASEDELFASARQRVQALMRDGVTTLEIKSGYGLDLANERKMLRVARRLADELPLAVRATCLAAHALPPEYVGRADDYIAHICDEMLPALAAEGLVDAVDAFCEHLAFSPAQVERLFIKARELGLPVKLHAEQLSSLHGSSLAARYQALSADHLEFMTEEDAIAMAAAGTVAVLLPGAFYFLRETQLPPMDALRRHGVKIALASDLNPGTSPGLSLRLMLNMGCTCFRMTPEEALAGVTVHAATALGLGDSHGSLEVGKVADFVAWQIERPADLAYWLGGDLPKRVVRKGHEISN from the coding sequence ATGAGAACCCTCTGGCAGCATTGCCATGTGGCCACCATGGCCGAGGGCCGTTACTCGGCCATCGAAGACGCGGCCATCGTCACCCGCGCCGGGCTGATCGAATGGATCGGCCCACGCGCCGAACTGGCGCCGGTCGACGCTGACCGTACGGTGGACCTGGGCGGCGCCTGGGTCACCCCGGGGCTGATCGACTGCCACACCCACGCGGTGTTCGGTGGCAACCGCAGCGGCGAGTTCGAGCAGCGCCTGCAAGGCGTCAGCTATGCCGAAATCGCCGCCCAGGGCGGCGGTATCGCCAGCACCGTGCGGGCCACCCGCGCGGCCAGCGAGGACGAGTTGTTCGCCAGTGCCCGCCAGCGGGTGCAGGCGCTGATGCGCGATGGTGTAACCACCCTCGAGATCAAGTCCGGTTACGGCCTGGACCTGGCCAACGAGCGCAAGATGCTGCGCGTGGCCCGGCGCCTGGCCGACGAGCTGCCGCTGGCGGTGCGCGCCACCTGCCTGGCCGCGCACGCCTTGCCGCCGGAGTACGTCGGCCGGGCCGACGACTACATCGCGCACATCTGTGACGAGATGCTGCCGGCCCTGGCCGCCGAAGGCCTGGTGGATGCGGTAGATGCCTTCTGTGAACACCTGGCGTTCTCCCCGGCCCAGGTCGAGCGGCTGTTCATCAAGGCCCGCGAGCTGGGCCTGCCGGTCAAGCTGCACGCCGAACAGCTGTCGTCGCTGCATGGCTCCAGCCTGGCGGCACGCTACCAGGCGCTGTCGGCCGACCACCTGGAGTTCATGACCGAGGAAGACGCCATCGCCATGGCCGCAGCCGGCACGGTCGCCGTGCTGCTGCCGGGCGCCTTCTACTTCCTGCGCGAAACCCAGTTGCCGCCCATGGACGCATTGCGCCGCCACGGGGTGAAGATTGCCCTGGCCAGCGACCTCAACCCCGGCACTTCGCCCGGGCTGTCGCTGCGGCTGATGCTGAACATGGGCTGCACCTGTTTCCGCATGACCCCGGAAGAAGCCTTGGCCGGCGTCACCGTACATGCCGCCACGGCGTTGGGCCTGGGTGACAGCCACGGCTCGCTGGAAGTGGGCAAGGTAGCCGACTTCGTCGCCTGGCAAATCGAACGCCCCGCCGACCTGGCCTACTGGCTGGGTGGCGACCTGCCCAAGCGCGTAGTGCGCAAAGGCCACGAAATATCCAACTGA
- a CDS encoding amino acid permease, protein MQQAQGLKRGLSARHIRFMALGSAIGTGLFYGSASAIQMAGPAVLLAYLIGGAAVFMVMRALGEMAVHNPVAGSFGHYASTYLGPMAGFILGWTYAFEMVIVAIADVTAFGIYMGFWFPEVARWIWVLGIVFIIGGLNLCNVKVFGEMEFWLSLLKVGAIVAMILAGLGIMAFGFSQVGTGHAVGLSNLFDHGGFMPNGVGGLIASFAVVMFAFGGIEIIGVTAGEAKDPQRVIPKAINAVPLRILLFYVLTLFVLMCLYPWPQIGSEGSPFVQIFSNLGIGSAAAVLNVVVISAAISAINSDIFGAGRMMYGLAQQGHAPRSFGKLSKHGVPWMTVVVMGAALLIGVLLNYLIPENVFLLIASIATFATVWVWLMILLTQVAMRRSMSREEVAQLKFPVPFWPYGPAMAIAFMVFIFGVLGYFPDTQAALIVGVVWVVFLVASYLLWCKPRAGQGQPVAEPVELHR, encoded by the coding sequence CAAGCGCGGGCTAAGTGCCCGCCACATCCGTTTCATGGCCCTCGGTTCCGCCATCGGTACCGGGCTGTTCTACGGCTCCGCCTCGGCCATCCAGATGGCCGGCCCGGCCGTGCTGCTGGCCTACCTGATTGGCGGCGCCGCCGTGTTCATGGTCATGCGCGCCCTCGGCGAAATGGCCGTACACAACCCGGTGGCCGGCTCCTTCGGCCACTACGCCAGCACCTACCTCGGCCCCATGGCCGGCTTTATCCTCGGCTGGACCTACGCCTTCGAGATGGTCATCGTCGCCATCGCCGACGTTACGGCCTTCGGTATCTACATGGGCTTCTGGTTCCCGGAAGTGGCCCGCTGGATCTGGGTGCTGGGCATCGTCTTCATCATCGGCGGCCTCAACCTGTGCAACGTCAAGGTCTTTGGCGAGATGGAATTCTGGCTGTCGCTGCTCAAGGTCGGCGCCATCGTCGCGATGATCCTGGCCGGCCTTGGCATCATGGCTTTCGGCTTCAGCCAGGTGGGTACCGGGCATGCCGTAGGGCTGAGCAACCTGTTCGACCATGGTGGCTTCATGCCCAATGGCGTGGGCGGCCTGATCGCCTCCTTTGCCGTGGTGATGTTCGCCTTCGGCGGCATCGAGATCATTGGTGTCACCGCCGGTGAGGCCAAGGACCCGCAGCGGGTCATCCCCAAGGCAATCAATGCCGTGCCCCTGCGCATCCTGCTGTTCTATGTGCTCACCCTGTTCGTGCTGATGTGCCTGTACCCGTGGCCGCAGATCGGCAGCGAAGGCAGCCCGTTCGTGCAGATCTTCAGCAACCTGGGGATTGGCTCTGCCGCCGCAGTGCTGAACGTGGTGGTGATTTCTGCCGCGATCTCTGCCATCAACAGTGACATCTTTGGTGCTGGCCGCATGATGTATGGCCTGGCCCAGCAAGGCCATGCGCCACGCAGTTTCGGCAAGCTGTCGAAACACGGTGTGCCATGGATGACCGTGGTGGTGATGGGCGCCGCGCTGCTGATCGGCGTGCTGCTCAACTACCTGATCCCGGAGAACGTATTCCTGCTGATCGCTTCGATCGCCACCTTCGCCACCGTGTGGGTGTGGTTGATGATCCTGCTCACCCAGGTGGCCATGCGCCGCAGCATGAGCCGTGAAGAGGTGGCCCAGCTCAAGTTCCCGGTACCGTTCTGGCCATACGGCCCGGCCATGGCCATTGCGTTCATGGTGTTCATCTTTGGCGTGCTCGGCTACTTCCCGGATACCCAGGCGGCATTGATCGTCGGCGTGGTCTGGGTGGTGTTCCTGGTGGCGTCCTACCTGCTGTGGTGCAAGCCACGCGCAGGGCAGGGCCAGCCCGTAGCAGAGCCGGTCGAACTGCACCGCTAG